Proteins from a single region of Hugenholtzia roseola DSM 9546:
- a CDS encoding OstA-like protein yields MIIELVFSQLRLGVRFFFVGLLVLTFTSLSPLGAQDKKQVQSPTYHKDSLPAVIPQIDPIDTVNTPMQRVEMLYAGELEGDVLPNGEKIRIVRRDKEKQVQFKQKNTLMFCDTAYQYLDRNHIEAYGNIRFVENDSVTLVGDTLFYNGNTKLAELWGNVVLQDQEKTVRTQRMNYDMHRRVAYYYDGGTVYDRQSNLTSERGYYNTDTKIATFAGKVQVRGQDTFVDGDSITYDTNTKIAYFDEEAIVRTRDGRIEAQKGSTYNTTTGVMKGSPNATGRTKLENKEYIIDARFVDFDNVKEKGVAKGDVKLYYKKEKTTLYGDQAYYDGIERSLEAYGNALLIRPLEGDTLFVAADTIIANNDTIPSKQKMFAYRKVRIYTRDFQAICDSLSYDLADSLIYLDFDPYIWAEINQLSGKNIKAKMIENRLERLDIKEKAFVVSQNRFGQFDQIKGRDLEAHFDTLSQIQRVLISGNGESIYHLLEETQKRAVWKGLNYIKCSNIHIYFADSNQIKEIRFLQSPEGKVVPPQKVDSTNNRLENFTWKIDQRPTREGILAGRNPDGRKQRVEVPEGELIIKDIFEVYYDEKNQKITFFKRNAQPSDFEQQLYLWLYPEDLESLPETLRKEAKQGFISPAILVYPEMIRKGEDFRFAPKFPPFKIRKIVAGQREVGKGDRWKVVYEVGGKK; encoded by the coding sequence ATGATTATAGAGCTTGTCTTTTCTCAACTGCGCCTTGGGGTGCGTTTTTTTTTCGTGGGGTTGCTTGTCCTAACCTTTACAAGCCTTAGTCCGCTTGGGGCGCAAGACAAGAAGCAGGTGCAGTCGCCTACCTACCACAAGGATTCTCTGCCTGCTGTCATTCCCCAAATAGACCCCATTGATACGGTCAATACGCCCATGCAGCGCGTCGAGATGCTCTATGCAGGTGAGTTGGAGGGTGATGTTTTGCCCAATGGTGAAAAAATCCGTATCGTGCGGCGCGACAAAGAAAAGCAGGTACAATTTAAGCAGAAAAATACGCTGATGTTCTGCGATACTGCCTATCAGTATTTAGACCGCAATCATATCGAAGCCTATGGCAATATCCGCTTTGTAGAAAATGACAGTGTAACCCTTGTAGGCGATACGCTTTTCTACAATGGCAATACCAAATTAGCCGAATTATGGGGCAATGTCGTCTTACAAGACCAAGAAAAAACGGTACGCACGCAACGCATGAATTACGACATGCACCGTCGCGTGGCTTATTACTACGACGGCGGAACGGTCTATGACCGACAATCGAACCTTACCAGTGAGCGCGGCTACTACAATACCGACACCAAAATCGCGACCTTTGCAGGAAAGGTACAGGTGCGAGGGCAAGATACCTTTGTCGATGGCGATTCCATTACCTATGATACCAATACCAAAATCGCCTATTTTGATGAAGAAGCCATCGTCAGAACGCGCGACGGACGCATAGAAGCCCAAAAAGGAAGCACCTACAATACCACAACGGGAGTCATGAAAGGTTCGCCCAATGCCACTGGACGCACCAAGCTCGAAAATAAAGAGTATATCATCGATGCCCGCTTCGTGGATTTTGACAATGTGAAGGAAAAGGGAGTTGCGAAAGGCGATGTCAAACTCTATTACAAAAAAGAAAAAACGACCCTTTATGGCGACCAAGCCTACTACGACGGCATCGAGCGAAGCCTTGAAGCCTACGGCAACGCGCTTCTGATTCGCCCTTTGGAGGGCGATACGCTCTTTGTGGCGGCAGATACGATTATTGCCAATAATGACACCATTCCGAGCAAACAAAAAATGTTTGCCTACCGCAAAGTACGCATCTACACACGCGACTTTCAAGCCATCTGCGATTCGCTTTCCTACGACCTTGCCGATTCCCTTATCTATCTCGACTTCGACCCTTATATTTGGGCAGAAATCAACCAACTTTCAGGCAAAAACATTAAGGCAAAGATGATAGAAAACCGCTTAGAGCGGCTCGACATCAAAGAAAAAGCCTTTGTGGTATCGCAAAATCGTTTCGGGCAATTCGACCAAATAAAGGGGCGCGATTTGGAGGCGCATTTTGATACCCTAAGTCAGATACAGCGCGTCCTTATCAGTGGAAACGGCGAAAGTATTTATCACCTTTTGGAAGAAACCCAAAAACGCGCCGTCTGGAAGGGACTAAATTATATCAAGTGTAGCAATATTCACATCTATTTTGCCGATTCGAACCAAATTAAAGAGATTCGTTTTCTGCAAAGCCCCGAAGGAAAGGTAGTTCCCCCACAAAAAGTAGATTCTACTAATAACCGCTTAGAAAATTTTACGTGGAAGATAGACCAACGCCCTACGCGTGAGGGCATCTTGGCAGGTAGAAATCCCGACGGAAGGAAGCAGCGTGTGGAAGTTCCCGAAGGCGAACTTATCATCAAAGACATTTTTGAGGTCTATTACGACGAAAAAAATCAGAAAATCACTTTTTTCAAGCGCAATGCCCAACCCTCTGACTTTGAGCAGCAACTCTACCTTTGGTTATACCCCGAAGATTTGGAAAGCCTGCCCGAAACACTGCGCAAAGAAGCAAAACAGGGCTTTATTTCGCCTGCCATCTTGGTTTATCCTGAAATGATACGCAAAGGCGAGGATTTTCGCTTTGCACCCAAATTCCCGCCTTTCAAAATTCGCAAAATTGTAGCGGGGCAGCGCGAGGTAGGAAAGGGCGATAGGTGGAAAGTGGTCTATGAAGTAGGCGGAAAGAAATAA
- a CDS encoding DUF429 domain-containing protein produces the protein MQQLIGIDFGAKKAGTTVLARLEMAQNGYPEPKISLFQSLKNQDADLFLEKTLSELPKKETLLCIDAPLSLPAYYSGNLAPDATRDYFYRKGDKILGAMSALFLGGLTARAIQFKDWAQEQGCTVIEGYPAALAKELSLSDVSYKKEKDFLKPNLAAIVTAFGFLPPHSPLPKLLEQVENWHQIDALLALLTAFRFAGGKAKAYGDTQEGVIWV, from the coding sequence ATGCAGCAACTTATCGGGATTGATTTTGGAGCTAAAAAAGCAGGAACTACCGTTTTGGCACGCTTAGAGATGGCTCAAAATGGCTATCCAGAGCCGAAAATAAGCCTTTTTCAGAGCCTTAAAAATCAAGATGCTGACCTTTTTTTAGAAAAAACGCTTTCCGAGCTTCCTAAAAAAGAAACCCTCCTTTGCATTGATGCGCCACTTTCGCTTCCTGCCTATTATAGCGGAAACCTTGCACCTGACGCAACACGCGACTATTTTTATAGGAAAGGCGATAAAATCTTGGGTGCGATGTCTGCCCTTTTTTTGGGCGGACTGACGGCAAGGGCAATACAATTTAAAGATTGGGCGCAAGAGCAGGGCTGTACCGTTATAGAGGGCTACCCTGCGGCTTTGGCAAAGGAATTGTCGTTATCAGATGTTAGTTACAAAAAGGAAAAGGACTTTTTGAAGCCCAACTTAGCGGCTATCGTTACCGCTTTTGGCTTTCTTCCCCCTCATTCGCCCTTGCCAAAACTTTTGGAGCAGGTGGAAAATTGGCATCAGATAGATGCGCTTTTGGCATTGCTTACGGCTTTTCGCTTTGCTGGGGGCAAGGCAAAGGCTTATGGCGACACGCAAGAGGGCGTTATTTGGGTCTGA
- a CDS encoding DUF1294 domain-containing protein, which yields MTLSFPILLLLFAIQNGVVLALVYLDKRNAQKKARRIPEVRLLLQGFLFGGLGLWIGMYLFRHKTQKPKFIFTAPIFAILQLAFLFYLYTKI from the coding sequence ATGACCCTTTCTTTTCCTATCCTCCTGCTACTTTTTGCGATACAAAATGGCGTTGTGCTTGCTTTGGTCTATTTAGACAAGCGAAATGCCCAAAAAAAGGCGCGTCGCATACCAGAGGTACGGCTCTTATTGCAGGGCTTTCTTTTCGGCGGCTTAGGGCTTTGGATAGGCATGTATCTCTTTCGCCACAAGACGCAAAAGCCAAAGTTTATCTTCACTGCGCCCATTTTTGCAATTTTACAGTTAGCCTTTTTGTTTTATCTTTATACAAAAATATAA
- a CDS encoding Panacea domain-containing protein — translation MTIGFHYKKAVQALAFFAQKSGGRLNKMKAIKLIWLADRLHLRKYARTITGDIYFAMPYGPVASSTRDLLEHNDRLLSQVELEYTCLFLGKFEKYEYSHINSPDLSVFSKTDIECLCLIYDAFGNFDAFTLSELSHQFPEWRAYEALLEQGNCSRFEIDFALFFEKIPPQLSIEIFNESEDFLEISKSLYFV, via the coding sequence ATGACAATAGGTTTTCACTACAAAAAGGCAGTGCAGGCTTTGGCTTTTTTCGCTCAAAAAAGTGGAGGAAGGCTCAATAAAATGAAAGCCATCAAGCTAATATGGCTTGCCGATAGGCTGCATCTTAGAAAATATGCCCGAACCATTACAGGCGATATTTATTTTGCCATGCCTTACGGTCCTGTGGCTTCTTCTACAAGAGATTTGTTGGAACACAACGACCGCCTATTGAGCCAAGTAGAATTGGAATACACTTGTCTTTTTTTGGGGAAATTTGAAAAATATGAATATAGCCATATCAATTCGCCCGATTTAAGTGTATTTTCTAAAACAGACATAGAATGTTTGTGTCTTATTTATGATGCTTTTGGCAATTTTGACGCTTTTACGCTTTCTGAACTTTCTCACCAATTTCCTGAATGGCGAGCCTATGAAGCACTGCTTGAACAAGGAAATTGCTCACGTTTTGAAATCGACTTTGCACTTTTTTTCGAAAAAATCCCCCCTCAATTATCAATAGAAATTTTCAACGAAAGCGAGGATTTTTTAGAAATTTCCAAATCGCTTTACTTTGTCTGA